The nucleotide sequence AATAAGAAAATTATACCGATTTAAACTACGCACgtggaaattggaaaagaagtattcggaagaaaaaaatgcaaaaaattaccaacgatATCTTGGCTAAATCCGGCAAATCCACTATATTCGTCAAATCTCCTCTGAACAATAAAcgaaataaattcgaaaattacgttCGGCACATGTGCCAAACTGAAACCCACCTCGAACACTGGTCTGGATTCGAGATTAAAAGGGCAAAGACGTATAGGggacaatttcattttcaatttgaatttcataataatACGTCCTtggatggaaattttcacatatAAATGTACAAATACAGTAGGTTTCTAAAAAGGAAAAATGCGTGGATTGTTAATACCTGACGTGCTATTGTTTTAGTAAATCCAGACGTCTGTGCAGAGCTTACGGTTACAATAATTTATTAGCTGAAATAATGTTGTTATCTACTTTAACCGCAGTCCACAGCGCGTATTTAAATTGAACTTTATTAAAAGCAATTCGCTTCCATCATAGATTAATACCGCAAATATGTCATTGTATTTTTGACGAAGGGAACCAATTGAGGAAAGGAGCACAAAAAGAACGCGAACCGCGTGTTACAAGAGATTTTAACcgtcgaatgaaaaaaaaagaaccacttGAAAATCAACCGTGTACTCAAAGCTCGCACATCTTTTATTTTAATCCTTAAGTGGGTACGTTTTAATTCGAACTGATGAGAAAAGCGATTCTTAAAAACAGCTCGTGCTTCAACCATGTACCTACATTTGCGTACTCTTTTGTAattaatcaatgaaaaatcaacacttgGCGAACGTCTAAGGCATTTGCATTGTTCACACACGCTCGACTCGCTAGATAATTTGTCATTAATTAGGATGAGGACGCGTGATGACATGACGATGAGTAACGAGGTCTCACCGGTTCCAAGTTATTAACCTTTTAATACAAGAATACCAGCCGGCATCCGATTCAACTCGCTaataaacgatgaaaaattatttttcgaatatgCCACGCTGAAGCTGTGGCTACAAACTCGCGCGCGTTTTAAAAACTGTTCATCTACTTCTTCCAACACCAAAATACGTAagtatacaaggtgtcctatTGAaggaattcattttctgatcGATCCGAACCGAAGTTCAAGTAACCAGAGAAAACGTTACCAGTTCCGAAACTTCTGAACCAGTTACGAAAAACTGGAGAAAATGACTacgtcgttggaggctctagacCAGTCCTGAAATATACTCCAGGAAGTTGGGATAAGTCAGAAATCGGTTTTTAAtcatttccagcaaaaaagtaattttgagaaatcgaGTGTTTACAGGAGGCAGGGAAAGGTAAAATAGCAATACAACCTTCCGAAgtcattttgatttaattttttcttcaaaatttcaaccaaaaaaagaagGTATAAAATCGACCCATCCACATAATTTATCTTGTTCTCATTCTCGCCATAACGGTCATCtaatgggacaccctgtataggtcGCACAGTCGCGTGTTACTCGCTCACAAAAATGCCGTTTTTCTTTCCAAAGCTCGTtctgattttcacatttcatcgCTTAAATTATTCCTCCTATAATAAGCACTTTTCTCATCCAAAATAAAGGCGGCATTGTCAATGTTAATGCATATAAGTCTCGCCAATCATCGACGTAATTATTAAATATTACGCACGTGGTGTTCTAACACGTCTTTGCTGTGCGGTTTTTACACcgttaagagaaaaaaaaaaggaaaactaaTAAGAAACAACAGGTTACAATATATACTTTTTGGAATGCCTAATTGTGGGTTGTCGTATTCAATTCCATATCGTACTAATGAAaacgataaattaatttttaaatgcaatTAAACGTTTGCCTAGAAGCTCTGATGAAAGGTACTGTCATCGCGATGTGCTCTCTCTTTTATCCGATGTGCGTACACTATAATATCAATCGAAAGAATTTTAATTGCCATAAGCGTATACCTTAAGCTTTTGCGATCCATTATATTGTATCAACGCTAAGATTAATTGTGGAACTCGGCAGTAATTCAAATCGAGGGGTATGGGAAGAGTcgtttaaatcaaaattcacgcTTAAGCGAACGATATACGTAAATTAAAATCGCATATCTCTTCTCTAAAAGCTTTGGTAGATAATGAAAATGGAGTCTATAAATGACGTTTTTAATTTTGCGAATGCTAACCTTGATTTTAATCGAAAATAATCtgcattgattttaaaaaaataaatcgggCTGATCAGAGACTTCATGATCTAATGATCGCCAAACATTTCGATAGTtaattagtttatttttttgattcttttatAATCAAACCATACAGCAATGCGGCGATTACGCAAACCACACAAGAAACAGGAACAGAGCAtccttttttcccaaaattaatCATGAATAGCTCATGCTGGTGGATacctaatttttcttttaaatcaaCAACGAAAAACTACCAAGTATAAAGCACATTCAAACAgactaaaaaatttgaggttTTCACAAAATAAGACATGGATCCTCGAAGTAAAATCACATATTTTCGcaaatgtatttttaaactactttttaaaaaaatttccagaatagtattttttattaaatatctataggtacgtaggtaggtagaagtacatacatacgtacgtccttacagtaatttttttttgaaattttttccaatttttctgcaaaagttTTGCCTAAGATTTCCCTTACTTTTGTGGTACTTAAATACATACTTCATCACTTTTCAACAAACCATCATTATTCCTCTCCATAAATCATTATTTTCGAATCTTTCAAACATGAATTCTCAATTCTTGTTTTACTTAGCTTATGAAATTTATGgagaaagaaattatttttggcaCAACGAGGAAGGTAATAATCGCAAAAAAGTCACAATATCATCTCAAAAAGTTCATTTAAAGCGGGGGTTTcattgtcctttttttttcaagtgatgcAAAATAATTGCTTTTTTAGTGTTCAACACAAACATTTGTTCTTtatcaaaagtttcaaattatctcaataatacgagtaggtatattatgcAGAGCCCATCAAAAAACCAATAATCACGAGTAGATAAACACGTAATATTCATAATAGGTCTACATATCTCATTTAAATTACAAgggtaaaataaaaactttaatTAAGTAACGAttaaaatctagaaaaaaaattgaatggaaatttattaacagataatttttgaaatggactCATTAATATCGTTAGAACACTTCACTTTGAAGCGTACTAATTAATTACATTTAACCATTTGCTCGCGTTTGAATGATTTGaaaacatatacctactttgagttgattcataaaaaaaaaaaatcatgaaagaaGTGATAACGAcgcttttgttttgtttttcggtTTATGTGAATTCTGTTGAATTGAACGATGAACCTATTATTGGGGTACTATCTCAAGAAATTCCCCCTCATTATTTACCTTTTTTCCCAGCCCATACAAGTTTCATCGCGACATCATATGTAAAAGCTACCGAAAGTGCTGGAGCCAGAGTAGTCCCAATTGTCACTGGTAAACCAGAATCTTATtacaggtgaaaaattttgttaatacGGAATTTGAAacttactttcaaattttgtagagaaaactatttcaaacattttttacgatttttttcagaaatctttTGAAATCAGTAAACGGTCTCGTACTACCGGGTGGAGGTGCAAAGCACGGCAGAGGTAACCCATACTACGAATCAGTAAGAACAGTATACAGATTAGCCAAAGAGGTACGGAATATCATTCATGAACTAGTGatacctaaaatttttcaattcaccaAAGGGAacgtaaatcaaattttatttttatgtatagATCAATGACAATGGAACTGTGTTCCCAATACTCGGAGTTTGCTTAGGATTCGAATTTTTGGTAGTTGCTGCAAACAACGATTCCAATTTCCTCCGCCAATGTGACGTGTATTACGACAATTATCCGATCAATTTTACTCAAGATCCGTCAATGACCGCACTTTTCTCCCGACTAACCCCAGAACAACATCATACTCTGGCGACACATAATAGCACCATGAACTGGCACGTGTGAGTATGAGTACCCATCACCTGAATTTCCTATCCAAAAAAATACTCCATGTCGTTATAATTCTGCCCTCGACTGGCATACCTAATACATTGTTGTGATGTAAATTTCTTTGCAGATGGTGTGCATATGTGGAAGACTTCAAAAGCACCAGTTTACCAGACAACTGGATCGTAACATCCACTAGCACCAGCTCCAAAGGTATCGAATTTATTGCCAGTGTTGAACACAAACGATACCCATTCTATGGAGTTCAATTCCACCCCGAAAAACCAGCTTACGAATGGAAACCCGGTCAAAATATACCTCgtggagaaaaaattgtaactgcAAATAGATACTTTTATGATCACCTTGTGTATGTAGCTAAATCTAACTATCACACATTCGCCACTGCAAAAGAAGAAACCGATTCCTTGATTTATAACTACCCAGCTCGTTTCGATCCTGATATCAATGGCACTACGAATACTCAAATGTATCTATTCTAAGATtatataataattaattaattaataaggTAACATGTAAATACCATTTATAACTAATCAATTTCATACGCTGTTCATTATATATTTTATATCAATGgtactgattaattttttcgatcatgatcTAATCAAGATAGCTGCAAGATCAAAGAATTAGCTAGTAGGTACTAAGTACTCGTGAagagaagaaacaaaaaacattcaaaaggaaaaaaacaatttctaaaGAAGTGAAGGTAAATTCTAGATTTGGActaattttcaacatatttACTCGGAATAATGTTGTTGTAAATTAGATGATCGTTTCTCTCAAGTAAGTAGGCACAGTTTAAGATCATAATTATAATCATCATTCATCACCCAGataatcaattgaaaaataccttaTAACAGTGTGTTACGGTATTTTTGGGTACAATTATAGAAAACATCAAGTTTCGTAATTTCAATCTTCCCATCCAAAATCAGACACATAAACGCCATGAAAGCtttgattttcatattttggttTTCCTTATTATCATCATATGCATCatgttttgaattgaattatgAACCAATCATCGGAATCCTTTCCATAGAAATCACCCCAAATCATTTACCAAGCTTTCCAGCATACAGTAGTTTAATTTCAGCATCAAATGTGAAAGCTATAGAAAGCTCAGGAGCTAGAGTTGTGCCGGTAGTTATCAATAAACCAAAATCTTATTACGAGTGAGTGAGTCACATACTCTTTTAAAACCAGCTAGAGGAAAActaaaattgataattgaagGAGGTCCACAATTTTCACTATTAACATTTCAGGAATATTATGAAATCAGTAAATGGATTGTTACTGCCAGGAGGAGGAGCAAAAATTGGTAGAGGTAACCCATACTACGAATCAATCAGATTAGTATATGATTTAGCTAAAGAGGTAATTTTACATGAATTGCCAACTACATTTGTAAGGGGGCACCAAATTCAACACTATACCTACTAATAAGACAACTCACGTTGTTCTTGTTTCCTTAGATAAACGACAATGGAACTGTCTTCCCTATACTAGGAATTTGCTTGGGATTCGAGTTCATGATAACAGCAGCAAACAAAGATGTCAATTTTCAACGTAACTGTAGCATATTTTACGAAAACTATCcaatcaattttgccaaaaatccctCTATGACAGCACTTTTTCCTCGCCTTACGTCAGATCAACGAAACACATTGGAGAATTATAACAGCACAATGAATTGGCACACGTAACATAGACTACACCTATTTACTTATGATGAACAAAAACCAATGGATATCTCGCTTCTCGGTTTACAATGTTTACATacagataattttaatttttgcagatgGTGCGCTTACGTTGATGACTTCAAAAACTCATCGTTGAACGAAGATTGGGTAATCACATCTACTAGTACGAGCTCTAAAGGTATTGAATTCATAGCCAGCGTCGAACACAAGAAATATCCATTCTATGGAATACAATTTCATCCGGAAAAACCTGCCTACGAATGGAAGAGCCCAAATGTTCCGCGAGGCGAGAAAATTCTACTAGCtaatagatattttttcgatcaattgGTTCATGTAGCAAAATTCAATAATCAAACTTTCGCCACTAAAAAAGAGGAGAGTGATGCATTAATTTATAACTACCCTGCTCGTTATGATCCACAACCAAGAAAGGTGGGAACATCGTATGTACAGTTGTATTTGTTTTGAAGAGGTTTAAGGGTACATGTACATCGTAGTTTTTATATGTCAGTAATTACatactgtaatttttcaacataatttaattacctacttacgtattattttttcagtattactgagctttcaaagaaaaatcattttggaaaatgaaactttttaaaaacctcaaatcTTTCATTTCtaacaaaatacataaatgaatataagttggaaatttttttcaaaaataattcaacaacataaGTAAAACACATTAGTCAAAAGCACTCTTTGAGAATGTATTTATCGAGTCATGAAATCTTTTCGTAAATTCGACTGAAATatgacacaaaaaaatcattttgcaaatttaattCTTTAATTCTGATCACTTCACTATACTATAATTTCATTTCTAACAATGATTTTTTCGAGCAACTGATAATTACATAATGCGTTTTAATATCGTTTTTGTACTTTATTTAGATACGGTAGAGATACCAAACAATTGGAGGTTAATTAGGTAGCAATATGTGCCAGAAAATGGCCCACGAATTTATCACGAATTGATAAATGAATATATCTCTCATtacaaaggtgaaaataaatgtACTTGTAACTACATATGAAAAGAATCATACTGCCTATCTAACGTACTTTTAGTCAAAATCGAGTATATGATCATTACAGACGACTATTTATAAACACAGTGTTAAATTTGTATACTCAAAATCTTACATCTGACGCCatgaaagttttaattttaatgtttttgtttcgttttttaacATACTCGTCGTCTTATGAACTGAATAAAGAGCCGATAATTGGAATTCTTTCCATTGAAATATCGCCTGATACTTCCCCAAGTTTTCCAGCTTACAGCAGTTTAATTCCTGCATCATACGTGAAAGCTGTAGAAAGCTCAGGAGCAAGAGTTGTACCAGTCGTCATCAATAAACCGAAATCCTACTATGAGTAAGTGAATAGATTCCACCTATTATTGTGataattttcgtgtttttcttctatattcattttaaaattatttttatgacaCTTGAATGAAGCTATAAAGAAAAGTAAAGCTTCACTAGAAAATAATAACATGAAACCAAAgcctcgatttttttcgacctttCAAACCTTCTCATTTTCTCATTCTAAAAATAACATCCTGTTACTCATTTCAAAACTTCCAcaattgagcaaaaaatatttaaaaacatgATTGTTAAcagctaaaaattggaaaatttttaatcatacc is from Planococcus citri chromosome 1, ihPlaCitr1.1, whole genome shotgun sequence and encodes:
- the LOC135832589 gene encoding gamma-glutamyl hydrolase-like, translated to MKEVITTLLFCFSVYVNSVELNDEPIIGVLSQEIPPHYLPFFPAHTSFIATSYVKATESAGARVVPIVTGKPESYYRNLLKSVNGLVLPGGGAKHGRGNPYYESVRTVYRLAKEINDNGTVFPILGVCLGFEFLVVAANNDSNFLRQCDVYYDNYPINFTQDPSMTALFSRLTPEQHHTLATHNSTMNWHVWCAYVEDFKSTSLPDNWIVTSTSTSSKGIEFIASVEHKRYPFYGVQFHPEKPAYEWKPGQNIPRGEKIVTANRYFYDHLVYVAKSNYHTFATAKEETDSLIYNYPARFDPDINGTTNTQMYLF